Within the Marinobacter qingdaonensis genome, the region ATTGCCGTCGGCGATTTCCGCCTCGGCCAGGGTGTAGGTGATGGGGTAATTGCCGGGGTTGCGCGCCAGGGCCTGTTTGAGAATGTCCTTGGCTCCCTGGATGCGTTTCTCACCGATCATGGTCTCTGCCAGGGTCACCTGAAAGGTGATGCGGTTGGGATTCCGTTCCAGTAGTTTCTGCAGCAGGGCGATGGCCTGCGCCGGTTGGTTGTTTTGCTGGTAGGCCACCGCGAGGCCATAGCGAATGGCGTCCGAGGGTCGGGCGTCGTCGCGATTCAGGTAGGCCTCGAAGGTGTCGACCGCCACGTCCGCGGAGGTGGCATAGCGCACCTGCAGCCGGTTGCGAATCAGGTGATATTCCTGGCCGTCCTCGATCCGCCGATCCGGGTACTGTTCCGCCCGGTTTCGGGTGTCGGCCACCCGGCTCTGGGTCAACGGGTGGGTCGACAGGTACTCGGGCACCTGATTTCCCTGCAGCCGGTTCTGTCGCATCATGATCTCGAACATTTCGGGCATGCCCCGTGGGTCCATTCCGGCGGTGGCGAGAATGTCCAGGCCAACCCGATCCGCTTCCTGTTCATGGGCCCGGCTGTACGCCAGCATGTTCTGCACCGCCAGGGCCTGGGTTCCGGCAATGGCGGCAATGCCAACATCGGATTGGGTAACCGCGGACAGGATGATGCCGGCGAGCATGCCGGCCATGGTCAAGGGGGCACTGGTTTCCTGCTGCTCCAGGCGTCGGGCAAAGTGTCTCTGGCTCAGGTGCGCCAATTCGTGGGCCAGGACCGAGGCAAACTGCTGCTCGGTGGCGGCGTTCAGGAACAGGCCACCGTTGACACCAACAATGCCGCCGGGGACTGCGAACGCGTTGATGGCCGGATCGTCGATCAGCGCCAGGGTCAGGTCCCGCTGCTGCAGCGGGGCGGACGGCACCAGGCGATAGGTAATGGCGGTCAGGTAATCGAACACCAGGGGATCGGTGATCCGGGGTGCGGATCGGCGGATCGAAATCATCACTTGCTGGCCGATTTCCGCTTCCTGTTGCCCGGAGATCAGGCCGCCGCCGTGACCGCCGATGCTGGGCAGCTGCGAGTCCTGAGCCTGGGCCGGCGCCCACGACAGCAGCAGAGCCAGGGCCAGAAAGCTGGCGTGGACGATGGACGATGTTCGACGCAGGCCGGTATGGACAGGAATCATGGAATGCAGGGAGCCTTTCGTTCTGGGTGCCAGTGTGACAACAGCTTACGATAAATAGTTCTAACCTTTCGATTAAAAACTATTGTGATGCAATACATTAACACTGTCGGCATAATGCCGACCTGCCACTTCGTCCCATTGTAATCGCAAGGGTGTTTCGTTTTTATGGTTGATCGCACTTTGGACGCTTCCGGGCTCCGCTGTCCCATGCCGCTGCTGAAAACCAAGCTGGAACTCAACGGCATGTCACCCGGGCAGGAGTTGGAGGTCATTGCCACGGATGCCGGCTCCGCCCGTGACATCCCGGCCTTCATCGAGCTGTCGGCGCACCAGCTGGTCAGTCGCTCGGAGGCCGATGGGCAGTACCGGTTTGTGATAAAGTGCGGCGGTTAACCACTCGGAGACATTGATGCTCAGGATTTTGCGGGGCCTGGCCCACAAATACTTTTCCGACGAAGAGGCGGTGATCCTGTTCCTGATTCTGGTCACGGGAACGATTTTCGTGATCTGGTTTGGCGCCATGCTCGCGCCGGCCATTGCCTCTCTGATCATCGCATTCATCCTCCAGGGCCTGGTGACCAAGATGGTCAAACTGGGCGTGCCGGAATTGGTCGCCATCATCGGCGTGTTCCTGGTCTTCCTGGGCGTGTTGGTGGGCGTGATTTTCGGCCTGCTGCCGTTGATCTGGACCCAGGTGAGCAATCTGGCCGGGGAGACGCCCCGCATCATTCGCGAGATGCAGTCCTACCTGGAGTTGCTCCCTGATGAGTACCCCCAGCTGATCTCCGCCGACGCCGTGAATACCCTGTATCAGCAAGTGTCCACGGAGATGGGGCACCTGACCCAGTGGCTGGTCTCCTTTTCCCTCTCCAGCATCCCCGATCTGGTGGCGCTGCTGATCTACGTGGTTCTGGTGCCCATCCTGGTGTTTTTCTTCCTGAAAGACCGGGAGATGATGCTCAACGCCATCGGCAGCCTGCTGCCGCCGCAACGGCCGATGATGCTCCGGATCTGGCACGAGGTGAATCTGCAGTGCGCCAATTATGTGCGGGGCAAGGCGGTTGAGATCCTGATCGTCGGCATTGCCACCTATGTGGCGTTCAAGCTGCTGGGTATGCCGTACGCGGCCCTGCTGTCGCTGCTGGTTGGTCTCAGTGTGGTGATTCCCTACATCGGCGCCGCGGTGGTCACCATCCCCGTCGCCATGATCGGCCTGTTTGCCTTTGGCTGGGGCAGCCACTTCATCTGGGTCATGGTGGTCTATGGCGTGATCCAGGCCCTGGATGGCAATGTGCTGGTGCCCATCCTGTTTTCCGAGGTCAACAACCTGCATCCGGTCGCCATCATCGTGGCGGTGTTGTTCTTCGGCGGGATCTGGGGGCTGTGGGGGGTCTTCTTTGCCATTCCGCTGGCGACCATGCTGAAAGCGGTGTTCGCCGCCTGGCCGGTGAAGGAGCATGTCACGCCACCGGCCGCGGAGCAGTCGTAACGCCCTAGAGCGCGCGGGCCGCCTCCAGGACCTCGTCGGCGTGGCCCTTGACCTTGACGCCGCGCCATTCCCTGCGCAGTTTGCCGTCAGCGTCGATCAGGAAGGTGCTGCGATCGACGCCCAGGTACTCCTTGCCGTACAGTTTCTTGAGTTTGATGACGTCGAACAGCTTGCACACCGCCTCATCTTTGTCTGAAATCAGGTGAAACGGAAACTCGTGTTTGGCCCGGAAGTTCTCATGAGCCTTCAGGCCATCCCGGGAGACGCCGAGGATCGTCGTGTTGAGCTTGTCGAACTCCGGCATGCGATCGCGAAAATCCTGGCCTTCGGTGGTGCACCCCGGGGTGTTGTCTTTCGGGTAAAAGTAGATGACCAGGTTGCGCCCCCGGTAGTCGCTCAGGCGAAAGGTCTGTTCACCGGTGGCGGCGGCTTCAAAATCGGGCACGGCTTGGCCCAGTACGACGGACGGCATGACTTCTCCTTGAATTCCCTTGTGTCAGTTCGTGCCCAACATTACCATATCGGTTTTATTCGGACGGAGCTTTTATGATTACGGGTAGCCTTGTCGCACTGGTCACGCCCATGGATCCAAACGGTGAGATTCACTGGGAGGAACTGGACCGGCTGGTGGATTTCCACATCGAGAACGGCACCCATGGCATCGTTGCTGTGGGCACCACGGGTGAATCCGCAACCCTGGACCCTGACGAGCATTGTCAGGTGATCGGTCACATCATAAAACGCGTCGACGGTCGCATCCCGGTCATTGCCGGTACCGGTGGTAACAGCACCCGCGAGGCGATCGAGCTGACCACCGAAGCGCACAAACTGGGCGCCGACGCTTGCCTGTTGGTGGTGCCTTACTACAACAAGCCGACCCAGGAAGGCCTGTACCAGCATTTCAAGACCATCGCCGAAGCCGTGCCGGGCATGAAACAGATGCTCTACAACGTGCCCGGGCGGACCGCGTGCGACATGCTGAACGAAACCGTCCTGCGTCTCGCGGACATTCCGAACATCGTGGCGATCAAAGATGCGACCGGCAACATCCCGCGGGGCGCTGAACTGATCGAAGCCCTGGATGGCCGCCTGGCCGTCTATTCCGGCGACGATGCGACCGCGGCCGAGCTGATGTTGGCGGGCGGCAAGGGCAACGTCTCGGTCACCGCCAACGTGGCCCCCAAGGCCATGTCCCAATTGTGCGAAGCGGCGATTGCCGGCAACCGTGAGGAAACCGAGCGGCTGAACGAGCTGCTCATGCCCCTGAACCGGAAGCTGTTCCTGGAGGCCAACCCGATTCCGGTCAAATGGGCCTTGAACCGCATGGGCATGATCAGTGAGGGCATCAGGCTGCCGCTGACGCCATTGAGCGAGAAGTTCCACGGGGAAGTGGAAGACGCTCTGAAAGCCTCAGGTGTGCTCTGAGTTTTTTGACCTTGTTTCTGACCCGGAGTAACCCGATGCCGGTTCTTCATGGAACCCGTAGTACCCCG harbors:
- a CDS encoding M48 family metalloprotease, whose product is MIPVHTGLRRTSSIVHASFLALALLLSWAPAQAQDSQLPSIGGHGGGLISGQQEAEIGQQVMISIRRSAPRITDPLVFDYLTAITYRLVPSAPLQQRDLTLALIDDPAINAFAVPGGIVGVNGGLFLNAATEQQFASVLAHELAHLSQRHFARRLEQQETSAPLTMAGMLAGIILSAVTQSDVGIAAIAGTQALAVQNMLAYSRAHEQEADRVGLDILATAGMDPRGMPEMFEIMMRQNRLQGNQVPEYLSTHPLTQSRVADTRNRAEQYPDRRIEDGQEYHLIRNRLQVRYATSADVAVDTFEAYLNRDDARPSDAIRYGLAVAYQQNNQPAQAIALLQKLLERNPNRITFQVTLAETMIGEKRIQGAKDILKQALARNPGNYPITYTLAEAEIADGNGAAAAEHLKQLTRQMPGQEHLWLRLAEAEGLARNIVGVHRARAEYDALMGDLEAAQRQLRQAQEKLPAGSPQRQVVTERLAEITGRLNARRNG
- a CDS encoding sulfurtransferase TusA family protein, yielding MVDRTLDASGLRCPMPLLKTKLELNGMSPGQELEVIATDAGSARDIPAFIELSAHQLVSRSEADGQYRFVIKCGG
- a CDS encoding AI-2E family transporter encodes the protein MLRILRGLAHKYFSDEEAVILFLILVTGTIFVIWFGAMLAPAIASLIIAFILQGLVTKMVKLGVPELVAIIGVFLVFLGVLVGVIFGLLPLIWTQVSNLAGETPRIIREMQSYLELLPDEYPQLISADAVNTLYQQVSTEMGHLTQWLVSFSLSSIPDLVALLIYVVLVPILVFFFLKDREMMLNAIGSLLPPQRPMMLRIWHEVNLQCANYVRGKAVEILIVGIATYVAFKLLGMPYAALLSLLVGLSVVIPYIGAAVVTIPVAMIGLFAFGWGSHFIWVMVVYGVIQALDGNVLVPILFSEVNNLHPVAIIVAVLFFGGIWGLWGVFFAIPLATMLKAVFAAWPVKEHVTPPAAEQS
- a CDS encoding peroxiredoxin, whose product is MPSVVLGQAVPDFEAAATGEQTFRLSDYRGRNLVIYFYPKDNTPGCTTEGQDFRDRMPEFDKLNTTILGVSRDGLKAHENFRAKHEFPFHLISDKDEAVCKLFDVIKLKKLYGKEYLGVDRSTFLIDADGKLRREWRGVKVKGHADEVLEAARAL
- the dapA gene encoding 4-hydroxy-tetrahydrodipicolinate synthase; protein product: MITGSLVALVTPMDPNGEIHWEELDRLVDFHIENGTHGIVAVGTTGESATLDPDEHCQVIGHIIKRVDGRIPVIAGTGGNSTREAIELTTEAHKLGADACLLVVPYYNKPTQEGLYQHFKTIAEAVPGMKQMLYNVPGRTACDMLNETVLRLADIPNIVAIKDATGNIPRGAELIEALDGRLAVYSGDDATAAELMLAGGKGNVSVTANVAPKAMSQLCEAAIAGNREETERLNELLMPLNRKLFLEANPIPVKWALNRMGMISEGIRLPLTPLSEKFHGEVEDALKASGVL